The DNA region CAGCCGCAGGGGCAGGCCCGCCGCCACCAGATAGACGGCGTCGGCCCGGGCGGCCACCTTCTGGTTGAGCCAGCCGGCCAGGTCCCGGAAGCGGCGGGCCAGGGGGTTGTCCGGCACGATGCCCATCCCCACCTCGTTGGCCACCAGAAAGAGCTGAAGATGGCCCAGCTCGGCCAGGCTGGCCACGAAGGCGGCCAGCATCGGCTCCGGCTCCGGGTCCGGGGCTGCCGGCTGGCAGAGAAGGTTGCCCAGCCAGACAGTGAGGCAATCGACCACCGCCACCGCGTGGGTGCCGGCCAGCGCCTTGAGGCGGGCGGCAAGCGCCAGCGGCTCCTCCACCGTCTCCCAGGTCGGACCCCGGTCGGCCTGGTGGCGGCGGATGCGCTCCGCCATCTCCTGATCCCCGGCCTGAGCGGTGGCGACAAAGGCCTTGCGACCCGGCAGCCGGCCGGCCGTCTCCAGCACAAAGGCGCTCTTGCCGCTTCTGGCACCGCCCAGGACCAGGGTGAGGCGGGGAGACCCGGTCATGGCGCGAGAAAGACCTCCAGGAAGCTGCAGCCGTCCTGGCTGAGCACGGTACCGGTAGCCAGCGGCACCGGCGTGGCAAAGAGGGGGCCGTCGGTGACCACGGTGTGGTACTCCCCCTCCTCGCCGCAGGCGTCCACCCCGGCTGCCTCCAAAGCGCGCACGGTGTCCCAGTCCAGACGGCGGCCCAGGAAGCTGGCCGGCAGACGAGCGTTGTTGACCACGATGATGGTCGCCGAAAAGCCGGCGTCGATGAAGAGGGCCAGAAGATCGCGCCGTGCCTCCTGCCACAGGGGCAGGTGGGCGGCAATCCCGTGCTGGCTGCATACCCGCTCCACCCATTGCCGGTGCGGCGGCAGATCGATATCCCCGAAGATGCCGTCGGCCAGGCCCTCCTGGCGCAAGAGGGCCAGGCGGTCCAGGAAGACCTCTTCGTAGTCGTCCCAGGAGGCCTGGCCAGTCAGAAGGGGGATGCCCAGGGATGTGGCCTGGGCGGCCAGCACTGCCGGTGGCAGGCCATGGGAGCGGCTGCGGCTGCCGTCGCCGGTCAGCATGGTGACAAGCCGCCGGGGCCGGCCGCCCTGCTGCACGGCCCGATACAGGGCCAGGCAGGAATCCTTGCCGCCGCTCCAGGAGCAGAAGATCTCCCTGTTGTGCAGGCTGTTCATCGTGGCCGCCTCACCTCACCAGCGGAAGGCGAGGGAGACAAAGAGGCTACGCCCGGCGCCGGGATAGGGTTGCTGGGTATAGGCGAAGGTGGTCTGGTCGAAGAACCCGGCCAGATAGGTGTCGTAGCCCTGGTCCAGGAGGTTGGTGCCGGAAAACGCCAGCTTCCAGCGGCCAGCCAGCTCCTGCTCCAGCTTCAGATCCACGGTCCAGTAGGAGGCCAGCTCGACGGCCGGCGCCAGGTCGGTGTTGGCCTGGTAGAAGCCGGGCCGGGCACCCACGAAGCGGGCGATCAGGGTCGAGGTCAGGCCGATGGCGGCGTAATGGCTGAGGCCTGCCTTGAGCTGGAGATCCGGCGTGTAGCGGGCCGGCCGTCTCGCCCCCGGCGCCAGCTCCTCCACGGCGTCGAGCAGGGTGAGGGCGACATCGGCGTTGAGCGCCTGCCAGGGGCCGACCTTGGCGCTCATCTCCCAGCCCCGGGCCAGGTAGGTGTTGACGTTGGCCGGCGTCCAGTAGTTCCACGGGCCGGCCGGGCTGGGCTGGGTCGGGTCCTCGGCCCAGGCAATCTTGCCGGTGATGTCCCATTCGAACCAGGACAGGGTGGCGAAGACCTTGCCGTCCAGCCATTCCTGCTCCAGGGTGAGGTCGGTGTGCCAGCCGGTTTCCGGCCGGAGATTGGGGTTGCCCTTGTTGAACGCCCCGTCATCCGGCCAGAACAGGTCGTTCATGGTCGGCGCCTTGAAGTGCTGGCCGCGGTTGAGCTTGAAGGCGGTATCCGGCAGGGGGTTGAGCACCAGGCCGTAACGGCCGACCGTCTCGTGCCCGAACCGGGAATGGGTCTCGTTGCGCAGGCCGGCCAGGAGGCTCACCGGCTCCACCGGCCGCAGGCGCAGCTCGGCAAAGGTGCCCTGGGTGTAGACCTGATGGGTCTGGCGGCGCAGGGCGTTGGGCACCGGCAGGCCGGCGGTGTCCAGGGGCTGCTGGACGTTGTCGTAGTCGAAGGTGCGGTATTCACTGCCCATGAGGAGCCCAGCCTGGGAGCAGGGACGAAGATCGAGATTCCCCTCCAGCCCGGCCACGGTGTTGGTGACCTCGGTGTGGTCGCCGGCGCCGCTGAAGCTGTACCGGCTGGTGTTGGTGGCGGTAAGCTCCGTGGCGTCGCCCTTCAGCCGCCAGTCCAGCCAGGTGGCGGCCTGGCCCCCGGCGACCAGGGAGCTGGCCAGGTTTTCGTCCTCGCCCCGGTCCAGGAGGTTGGCGGCGCTGTCGTTGTAGAAGGTCCCGCCAGCGAGGGTATAGGGCTGGGTGCCGGGCGGCGGCTGCGGGCCCGGCACGCCGTACTCCCGATCCAGGTAGCCGAGATTGAGGTCGAGGCTGAGGCCCTCGCCATGGTCGAAGAGCAGGTTGAGGCCGACATCGGTATGCCGCAGATCGGAGTTGTCCCGGAAGCCGTCGGTCTCCTTGCGGTTGGCGGTGAGATAATAGCCCAGGTCGCCGAGGACGAAGCCGCCGCTTTCTGCCGCCAGATGGTAGGTGGCCTCGTTGCCATAGCCGGCGGCCACCTCCGCCACGTGGCCGTCCCGCCGGGGGCGCTTGCCGATGATGCTCACCGTGCCGCCCATGGCGCCGGAGCCGTACAGCAGCGAGCCGGGGCCTTTGACCACCTCCACCCGCTCGATGCGGTTGAGCGGGATGTGGCTGAAATCGGCGGTGCCCAGGGAAGGGGAGTTGAGGACCACGCCGTCTTGCACCACCAGGGTGCCGTCGCCACCCATGCCGCGGATATGGATCTCCTCGGCCGCTCCGCCGTAGTTGCCCCGGGTCCGCCAGTCGATGCCCGGCTCATTGGCCAGGATGGCGCCCAGGGAGGCGGCTGGGGCCGCGGCGATGTCCAGGGCGTCTTGCACCACCACAGCGTTGGCGATCTCCTTGCGCTTCTCCTCGGTCTTGGTGGCTGTGACCACCACCTCGTCCATAACCGTCACCAGCAGCGGCTCGTTGGCCGCTGCCGGGGCTGGGGGGGGCAGGGTTGCTGCCGCCAGCGGCGCCAGCAGCAAAAGCCTCTTCATCACCGGTCCTCCTGTCGTTGGGGGGCTTGGAGTCCGAGGCCCAAAAAAAAAGACCCCGGACCGAAATGAATCGATCCGGGGATTCCCTGTCTCGCCGCGAGATCAATCGGCTGCTCCTGGTCCACGGAAGCACGCCACCTCTTTCCCAGGCAGGTCTTCTGACTCCCGGCTCATCCCCTGACCGCGCCTTCCCGCCCGACGGATCGAGCAGTGGCCTTTTCGCGATCAGGGTCCCCGGTCACAGCGGCGGGCCCGTCCCCGATTCCCACGGGGTTCCCTGTTCAGCTCCTTTGGGAGCACCTGAGACGAGGCCACACTACCCAGGATTGGCGGTGCGGTCAAGAGCTCCGTTGGCGGCTGGCCGTCTACCCCGCCACCGCCAGTCGCAGCCCGACAAGCAGCAGGGCGGCCAGCGCCGTGACCAGGGCCGCCAGCCGGTTGGCCAGCAGGATGTGGTGCAAAGAAGCTTCCTGGTGCGGGTCGCCAAGGAAGGGCTTGGCCTTGGCCTGGCCGCTGTACCAGCTGGTGCCACCCAGCTGCAGGCCCAGGGCCCCGGCGGCCGCGGCTTCCGGGTGTCCGGCGTTGGGGCTGGGGTGGCGGTAGCGGTCCCGCCAGAAGATGCGCCAGGCGTGGCCGCCACTGGCTCCCGGCAGCAAGGCGGCTGCCAGCACCAGCAGGAGGCCGGTGAGCCGGGCGGGCAGGAGGTTGACCAGATCGTCCAGGCGCGCCGCCGCCCAGCCGAAATGGCGATAGCGCTCGCTGGTGTAGCCGAAGGTGGAGTCCAGGGTGCTGGCGGCCTTGTAGAGCAGGGCGCCCAAGGGCCCAGCCAGCGCGGCCCAGAAGAGCGGCCCTACCACGCCGTCGGCGCTGTTCTCCGCCACGCTCTCCACCGTGGCCCGCACCACCTCCGCCCGGTCCAGGTGGCCGGTGTCGCGGCCGACCATCATCCCCGCCCGCCGGCGGGCCTCCTGAAGGTCGCCGGCAGCCAGGGCCGCGTGCACCCGGCGGCTGTGGGCGAGCAGATCCCGGGCCGCGAAGCAGGTGTAAAGAAGGAGGATGGAGGCAAGGGTGCCGAGCCAGGGATGGAGCCAGGCCGCGCCCCGGAGCAGCGCCCACCCGGCTGCTCCGGTCAGGAACA from Thermodesulfobacteriota bacterium includes:
- the cobU gene encoding bifunctional adenosylcobinamide kinase/adenosylcobinamide-phosphate guanylyltransferase is translated as MTGSPRLTLVLGGARSGKSAFVLETAGRLPGRKAFVATAQAGDQEMAERIRRHQADRGPTWETVEEPLALAARLKALAGTHAVAVVDCLTVWLGNLLCQPAAPDPEPEPMLAAFVASLAELGHLQLFLVANEVGMGIVPDNPLARRFRDLAGWLNQKVAARADAVYLVAAGLPLRLK
- a CDS encoding diphthine--ammonia ligase; the protein is MNSLHNREIFCSWSGGKDSCLALYRAVQQGGRPRRLVTMLTGDGSRSRSHGLPPAVLAAQATSLGIPLLTGQASWDDYEEVFLDRLALLRQEGLADGIFGDIDLPPHRQWVERVCSQHGIAAHLPLWQEARRDLLALFIDAGFSATIIVVNNARLPASFLGRRLDWDTVRALEAAGVDACGEEGEYHTVVTDGPLFATPVPLATGTVLSQDGCSFLEVFLAP
- a CDS encoding TonB-dependent receptor; this encodes MKRLLLLAPLAAATLPPPAPAAANEPLLVTVMDEVVVTATKTEEKRKEIANAVVVQDALDIAAAPAASLGAILANEPGIDWRTRGNYGGAAEEIHIRGMGGDGTLVVQDGVVLNSPSLGTADFSHIPLNRIERVEVVKGPGSLLYGSGAMGGTVSIIGKRPRRDGHVAEVAAGYGNEATYHLAAESGGFVLGDLGYYLTANRKETDGFRDNSDLRHTDVGLNLLFDHGEGLSLDLNLGYLDREYGVPGPQPPPGTQPYTLAGGTFYNDSAANLLDRGEDENLASSLVAGGQAATWLDWRLKGDATELTATNTSRYSFSGAGDHTEVTNTVAGLEGNLDLRPCSQAGLLMGSEYRTFDYDNVQQPLDTAGLPVPNALRRQTHQVYTQGTFAELRLRPVEPVSLLAGLRNETHSRFGHETVGRYGLVLNPLPDTAFKLNRGQHFKAPTMNDLFWPDDGAFNKGNPNLRPETGWHTDLTLEQEWLDGKVFATLSWFEWDITGKIAWAEDPTQPSPAGPWNYWTPANVNTYLARGWEMSAKVGPWQALNADVALTLLDAVEELAPGARRPARYTPDLQLKAGLSHYAAIGLTSTLIARFVGARPGFYQANTDLAPAVELASYWTVDLKLEQELAGRWKLAFSGTNLLDQGYDTYLAGFFDQTTFAYTQQPYPGAGRSLFVSLAFRW
- the cbiB gene encoding adenosylcobinamide-phosphate synthase CbiB translates to MGIPAAIALALLLDALLGDPAWLPHPVRLIGALAARAEGWCRRVLGDGRLAGVSCVGLVLFLTGAAGWALLRGAAWLHPWLGTLASILLLYTCFAARDLLAHSRRVHAALAAGDLQEARRRAGMMVGRDTGHLDRAEVVRATVESVAENSADGVVGPLFWAALAGPLGALLYKAASTLDSTFGYTSERYRHFGWAAARLDDLVNLLPARLTGLLLVLAAALLPGASGGHAWRIFWRDRYRHPSPNAGHPEAAAAGALGLQLGGTSWYSGQAKAKPFLGDPHQEASLHHILLANRLAALVTALAALLLVGLRLAVAG